The Mangifera indica cultivar Alphonso chromosome 8, CATAS_Mindica_2.1, whole genome shotgun sequence genome has a window encoding:
- the LOC123223136 gene encoding nuclear transcription factor Y subunit B-3-like yields MADSDNDSGGHNNSNANSELSAKEQDRFLPIANVSRIMKKALPANAKISKDAKETVQECVSEFISFITGEASDKCQREKRKTVNGDDLLWAMTTLGFEEYVEPLKIYLQKYREMEGEKSTLGRDKDGGGSGGSGGVGGGGGSVGGGGSGGVSSSGPGGGGYNGGMYGGMMMMGHQGHVYGSSGYHHQMGVGNVGGGGGGGGGSGGAVRSR; encoded by the coding sequence ATGGCTGATTCGGACAACGATTCGGGAGGGCATAACAACAGCAACGCGAACAGTGAGTTGTCGGCGAAGGAGCAAGACCGGTTCTTGCCGATAGCGAATGTAAGCAGGATTATGAAGAAGGCATTGCCTGCGAATGCCAAGATATCGAAGGATGCCAAAGAGACGGTACAGGAATGCGTGTCGGAGTTCATAAGTTTTATTACGGGAGAGGCGTCGGATAAGTGTCAGCGGGAGAAACGGAAGACGGTCAACGGTGATGATTTGTTGTGGGCCATGACGACTTTAGGGTTTGAGGAGTACGTGGAGCCGCTCAAGATTTACTTGCAGAAGTATAGGGAAATGGAAGGGGAGAAGTCTACGTTGGGGAGAGACAAAGATGGCGGTGGCAGTGGTGGCTCCGGTGgtgttggtggtggtggtggtagtgTTGGCGGTGGTGGGAGTGGAGGAGTGAGTTCCAGTGGTCCTGGTGGTGGTGGGTATAATGGAGGGATGTATGGtgggatgatgatgatgggtcATCAAGGACACGTATATGGTTCCAGTGGTTATCATCATCAGATGGGTGTCGGGAATGTTGGTGGCGGTGGCGGTGGCGGTGGTGGAAGTGGTGGAGCTGTTAGATCAAGGTAG